One Falco peregrinus isolate bFalPer1 chromosome 6, bFalPer1.pri, whole genome shotgun sequence DNA segment encodes these proteins:
- the LOC101925027 gene encoding LOW QUALITY PROTEIN: olfactory receptor 1F1-like (The sequence of the model RefSeq protein was modified relative to this genomic sequence to represent the inferred CDS: deleted 1 base in 1 codon), with the protein MRQTNQAGLIAGENQTRVTEFMLLSFSHGQPFLFVLFLAIYLATLLGNSAMLALVSLDPHLHSPMYFFLGQLSCLDMCYSSVTVPKILANTLRPQATISYCGCLAQMFFLMACAGAECAFLAVMAYDRYAAICQPLHYTHAMSWGVCVVAATGCWLWGMLDSAVHTLLASRLSFCRAARLQHIFCDVPPLLKAACSNTRPSEVALHVASIFVGLSPFLLIIVSYLRILVTILRMPMATSRHKAFSTCSAHLLVITLYFVTANLNYNRPSSGYSPAADTLVSALYCIVTPMLNPLIYSLRNREVRGALRKAVRGWGAPGSSSSNA; encoded by the exons ATGCG TCAG ACCAACCAAGCTGGCCTCATAGCAGGTGAGAACCAGACTCGGGTGACAGAGTTCATGCTCCTGAGCTTTTCCCATGGCCAGCCCTtcctctttgttcttttcctggCCATTTacctggccacactgctggggaacTCTGCGATGCTCGCCCTTGTGTCCCTGGATCCCCACCTCCACAGtcccatgtacttcttcctcgGTCAGCTGTCCTGCTTGGACATGTGCTACTCATCAGTGACAGTGCCCAAGATCCTGGCAAACACCCTGCGCCCGCAGGCGACCATCTCCTACTGCGGGTGCCTGGCACAGATGTTCTTCCTGATGGCGTGCGCGGGGGCCGAGTGTGCGTTCCTGGCTGTCATGGCCTACGACCGCTACGCAGCCAtatgccagcccctgcactacaCCCATGCCATGAGCTGGGGTGTCTGTGTGGTGGCAGCCACCGGCTGCTGGCTCTGGGGGATGCTGGACTCAGCTGTGCACACCCTCCTGGCCTCCAGACTCtccttctgcagggctgcccgGCTCCAGCACATCTTCTGCGACGTC CCCCCACTGCTGAAGGCTGCGTGCAGTAACACCCGCCCCAGTGAAGTGGCACTCCATGTTGCCAGCATCTTTGTGGGCCTCAGCCCCTTCCTGCTCATCATTGTCTCCTACCTCCGCATCCTGGTCACCATCCTCAGGATGCCCATGGCCACCAGCCGGCACAAGGCCTTCTCCACATGCTCTGCCCATCTGCTCGTGATCACCCTGTACTTTGTGACGGCCAACCTGAACTACAACCGGCCCAGCTCCGGCTACTCGCCGGCAGCCGACACGCTGGTCTCTGCACTGTACTGCATCGTCACCCCCATGctgaaccccctcatctacagccTCCGCAACCGGGAGGTGCGGGGGGCCCTGCGGAAGGCTGTGCGGGGTTGGGGTGCGCCGGGCTCCTCAAGCAGCAACGCATGA